From a single Agrobacterium tumefaciens genomic region:
- a CDS encoding adenylosuccinate synthase yields the protein MTNVVVVGSQWGDEGKGKIVDWLSERADVVVRYQGGHNAGHTLVIDGISYKLSLLPSGVVRPGKLAVIGNGVVVDPHALIAEIGRLEAQGVKVTPENLRIADNATLILSLHRELDGMREDAASNSGTKIGTTRRGIGPAYEDKVGRRAIRVMDLADMEALSAKVDRILTHHNALRRGFGATEVSHETIMEELGSIAERILPFSETVWLLLDKKRRAGARILFEGAQGSLLDIDHGTYPYVTSSNTVAGQAAAGSGMGPGSLGYILGITKAYTTRVGEGPFPTELNDEIGQFLGEKGHEFGTVTGRKRRCGWFDAALVRQSVATNGITGIALTKLDVLDGLDELKICVGYKLDGQEIDHLPASQGAQARVEPIYITLEGWKESTVGARKWADLPAQAIKYVRQVEELIGAPVALLSTSPERDDTILVTDPFED from the coding sequence ATGACGAATGTTGTGGTGGTCGGCTCGCAATGGGGCGACGAAGGCAAAGGCAAGATTGTCGACTGGCTGTCCGAGCGGGCAGATGTCGTCGTGCGGTATCAGGGCGGCCATAATGCCGGCCATACGCTTGTCATCGATGGCATCAGCTACAAGCTTTCGCTTCTGCCGTCCGGCGTCGTGCGTCCCGGCAAGCTCGCCGTCATCGGCAATGGTGTCGTGGTCGATCCGCATGCGCTGATCGCCGAAATCGGCCGTCTGGAAGCGCAGGGCGTCAAGGTTACCCCGGAAAACCTGCGTATCGCCGACAATGCCACCCTTATTCTTTCGCTGCACCGCGAGCTGGACGGCATGCGCGAAGACGCCGCCTCCAACAGCGGCACGAAGATCGGCACCACCCGTCGCGGCATCGGCCCGGCTTACGAAGACAAGGTTGGTCGCCGCGCCATCCGCGTCATGGATCTGGCCGATATGGAGGCGCTTTCCGCCAAGGTCGACCGTATCCTCACGCATCACAACGCGCTTCGCCGCGGTTTCGGCGCGACCGAAGTTTCGCACGAGACGATCATGGAAGAGCTGGGCTCGATTGCCGAGCGCATCCTGCCGTTCAGCGAAACCGTGTGGCTGCTGCTCGACAAGAAGCGCCGCGCCGGTGCGCGCATCCTGTTTGAGGGCGCTCAAGGCTCGCTGCTCGATATCGACCACGGCACATACCCCTATGTGACCTCTTCCAACACGGTTGCCGGCCAGGCCGCCGCCGGTTCGGGCATGGGTCCGGGTTCGCTGGGTTACATTCTCGGCATCACCAAGGCTTACACCACCCGCGTTGGCGAAGGTCCGTTCCCGACCGAGCTGAATGACGAGATCGGTCAGTTCCTGGGCGAAAAGGGCCATGAATTCGGCACCGTCACCGGCCGCAAGCGCCGTTGCGGCTGGTTCGATGCCGCACTGGTGCGCCAGTCGGTCGCCACCAATGGTATTACCGGCATCGCGCTCACCAAGCTTGACGTGCTTGACGGTCTCGACGAGCTGAAAATCTGCGTCGGCTACAAGCTTGACGGGCAGGAAATCGACCATCTTCCGGCCAGCCAGGGCGCGCAGGCGCGCGTCGAGCCGATCTACATCACGCTGGAAGGCTGGAAGGAATCTACCGTCGGTGCCCGAAAATGGGCGGATTTGCCTGCTCAGGCAATCAAATATGTCCGTCAGGTCGAGGAATTGATCGGGGCGCCTGTCGCGCTTCTGTCGACAAGTCCGGAGCGTGACGACACCATACTTGTGACTGATCCGTTTGAGGATTAA
- a CDS encoding DMT family transporter, translating into MPSKAYIALIIATLCWGGNTVAGKLAVGHISPMAFTFLRWVFAVAIIFAISVPQLIKDWPVVKKRLPYFFVLGSVGYTAFNVFLYTALQHTSAINAAVIQAGIPMVIFVLNFILFRTRVLFGQIVGFCLTISGVALLASHGDPVSLLQLEMNVGDAIMLLAVLVYAIYTVILRWKPAVDWRTLMAIPAFFALLTSVPLIFWEISRESVVWPDQKGWVLVVYAAIFASLVAQILYIKGVEQIGANRAGLFINLVPVFGTLLSVVVLSETLHTYQIAALVMALAGIAVAERKKSPAS; encoded by the coding sequence GTGCCCTCCAAAGCCTATATCGCCCTCATCATCGCCACGCTCTGCTGGGGCGGCAACACCGTTGCCGGCAAGCTGGCCGTCGGCCACATCAGCCCCATGGCCTTCACCTTCCTGCGCTGGGTCTTCGCCGTCGCCATCATCTTCGCCATTTCCGTGCCGCAACTCATCAAGGACTGGCCGGTGGTGAAAAAGCGCCTGCCGTATTTCTTCGTGCTCGGCAGCGTCGGTTACACCGCCTTCAACGTGTTTCTCTACACGGCCCTGCAGCACACCTCCGCCATCAATGCCGCCGTTATTCAGGCCGGCATTCCCATGGTCATCTTCGTCCTGAACTTCATCCTGTTCCGCACCCGCGTGCTGTTCGGCCAGATCGTCGGCTTCTGTCTCACCATATCAGGCGTGGCGCTTCTCGCCTCGCATGGCGATCCGGTCTCGTTGCTGCAACTGGAAATGAATGTCGGCGACGCGATCATGCTGCTCGCCGTGCTCGTCTATGCCATCTACACCGTCATCCTGCGCTGGAAACCGGCGGTCGACTGGCGCACCCTGATGGCCATCCCCGCCTTCTTCGCCCTCCTCACCTCCGTGCCGCTGATCTTCTGGGAAATCTCACGCGAGAGCGTCGTCTGGCCGGATCAGAAGGGCTGGGTGCTGGTGGTCTATGCCGCCATTTTTGCGTCCCTCGTCGCGCAGATCCTGTATATCAAGGGCGTTGAACAGATCGGCGCCAACCGCGCCGGCCTCTTCATCAACCTCGTACCCGTCTTCGGCACGCTTCTTTCCGTCGTGGTGCTCAGCGAAACCCTGCACACCTACCAGATTGCGGCACTCGTCATGGCGCTCGCCGGCATTGCCGTCGCGGAACGAAAAAAATCGCCGGCTTCCTGA
- a CDS encoding transglutaminase-like cysteine peptidase, giving the protein MLKKIIAAAICGIVVASMSTHADAAGAAGFARGFAAVEKSAVTEIGVSAPGGFDGCVLSAGQCVSTIAAPLNGERREELLRVNRDVNATMGALDDYFSGFATDVPATPSLSLGDCGDCAAIKRTALAGAGWSSSALRLAFSLNNDGSLEKVLIVTTDKGDIVLGNAVFSPAERETAL; this is encoded by the coding sequence ATGTTGAAGAAGATTATTGCTGCTGCCATCTGCGGAATTGTCGTTGCTTCCATGTCCACCCACGCCGATGCGGCGGGTGCTGCCGGTTTTGCCCGTGGTTTTGCCGCTGTTGAAAAGAGCGCGGTGACGGAGATCGGTGTTTCGGCGCCGGGCGGTTTTGATGGCTGTGTTCTTTCCGCCGGCCAATGTGTTTCGACGATTGCCGCGCCGCTTAACGGCGAGCGTCGTGAGGAACTGTTGCGCGTCAACCGCGATGTAAACGCCACCATGGGTGCGCTCGATGATTATTTTTCCGGCTTCGCAACCGATGTGCCGGCAACACCTTCGTTAAGCCTTGGCGATTGTGGTGATTGCGCCGCGATCAAGCGCACGGCGCTTGCCGGTGCCGGCTGGTCTTCGAGCGCGCTGCGCCTCGCCTTTTCGCTAAACAATGACGGATCGCTCGAAAAAGTGCTGATCGTTACAACCGACAAGGGCGATATCGTTCTCGGTAATGCCGTCTTTTCTCCGGCCGAGCGCGAAACCGCGCTTTAA
- a CDS encoding membrane protein, translating into MRGVFAVVFLMLVLAGCATAPSQVTNACAIFEQRNGIFNNWRRDAKAAEREFGVPVPVMMATIYTESAFRPYARPPRTKLLGFIPWTRQSSAYGYAQALDGTWSVYQRETGRRGASRTDFTDAIHFVGWYHAKSRRENGISLNDPYNLYLAYYSGHAGYAKGSWRNNSAVQKAARRSANMALRYEAQLQQCGYR; encoded by the coding sequence ATGCGTGGCGTATTTGCCGTAGTTTTTCTGATGCTCGTTCTGGCCGGCTGCGCCACCGCACCGTCACAGGTCACCAATGCCTGTGCGATTTTCGAACAGCGGAACGGCATTTTCAACAACTGGCGACGTGATGCGAAAGCGGCCGAACGGGAGTTCGGCGTGCCCGTGCCTGTCATGATGGCGACGATCTATACCGAATCCGCCTTCCGTCCCTATGCACGGCCGCCGCGCACCAAGCTGCTGGGCTTCATTCCCTGGACGCGCCAGTCGAGCGCTTATGGTTATGCCCAGGCGCTGGATGGCACATGGAGTGTTTACCAGCGCGAAACCGGCCGCCGGGGAGCAAGCCGCACGGATTTCACCGATGCCATCCATTTCGTCGGCTGGTATCACGCCAAAAGCCGCCGCGAAAACGGCATTTCGCTGAACGATCCCTACAATCTCTACCTCGCCTATTATTCCGGCCATGCCGGTTATGCCAAGGGCAGCTGGCGCAACAATTCCGCCGTCCAGAAGGCCGCCCGCCGCTCCGCCAACATGGCGCTGCGTTACGAGGCGCAGCTGCAGCAATGCGGATATCGCTGA